GTCGCGTTGCGCCGTGCCGCCTCCTCCCACTCCCGCTGTCCGTACGGGGTGCGGAACAGTCTCGGCAGCCCGAGGAGATGGCGCAGGACGTCGGCCCGGCCCGCGCGGAAGGCGTCGTCAGGGACGAAGCCGTACTCCTCGCGCACGGCGGCGGCGTACCTCTCGTACGCGTCCGGCGGCGAGGCGAGGACCGCCAGGTCGGCGTCGCAGAGGACCTTGCCGTTGGCGTCGTCGTCCTGTGCCGTGTGGGTACGGGTGAGCAGCACCAGCCGGGACACCTCCTCGACGCCTGCCCGGCCGACGCCCAGTTCGGGCAGGGCGCGCTCGGCGAGGCGGGCACTGCGCTCCTCGTTGGTGGAGCGCTCCGGCAGGTACACCGCGTCGTGGAACCAGGCCGCGAGGCGTACGAGGTCGATGTCGTCCGCGTACTCGGCGAGCGTGTCGATGCGTTCCAGGACCGCGACCAGGTGGTCGGTGGTGTGGTAGCGCCGCTGCGGCTCGGCCCAGCGGCCGAGCAGGTCGTCGGCGTACCGGTCCGGTCCGGGCAGGGAGGCGTCCGTTGCGCGGTCGGCGACCGCGGCCACGGTGGCGGCCCAGCGTCGGCGGAGTTCGTCATGGGCGGGGTGCTGCGGAGGCGCGGGCATGGCCACATTGTCCAGCCGGCCGGTGACCGGCAGGTGCCGGGGCGCTCCTCGCGGGCGGCCACGCATCGTCCCGGGGCCTGCGGAGTCCTCCCCGACCTCCGGATCGGTCCTCATCGTTCTCGGCGTCTGCGGCTCCGCCCGGCATCGGTCGGTCCCGCCGTCCAGGGCCGGTCAGGGTGCTGGCATAACAGTCATATCAGGTGATAATGGATAGCGCCTGTGTCTCATCCCTCTGTGCGGAGGCGGACACCATGAACGCAGCGGTCACAGCGCAGAGCCTGCCGAAGACGGAGCTCGCGGCCCAGATCCTGGCCGCGATCGGCCCCCTGACCTTCGGGGTCATTCTCATCGTCCTCCTGGGTGGCGCCATGTGGTGGGACGGGCGGCGGCGGGCCCGGCTGCGCGTCCCGACTCCCGATGAGCAGCCCAAGCCGGCCGACCACCGCGAGCACATCGAGGAGGTCAGGGAAGGGGATGACGACGCCTTCCCCGACGACGGCAGCCGGCTCCTGCCCTACAACATGAAGACCCACACGTCGCACACCACGGGCAAGGGGCCCGAGGCCCGGCCGCAGCACGGCAGCCGCAGCGGCGGGGCTTTCGGGAGCGGCAGCCTGGGCGGCTGAGTCCCGGGTGCGCGCGAGTGGCGCGTCGCGGGGCCCGGTGGGTGAAGGGCGCGGTGGCCGAGAAGTGTGTTCGGGGTGGGGTGTGCGCCCGGGCTCCGGTGCGTGGTGCGAGAGCGCGGACTAGGCTGACTCCGTTATTGGACTAGACCTGTATGGCGTCTACTGGCGGAGGATGAGCCATGAGCAACCGAGCACTCCTGGAGGTGATCGCCCTCGACGCGCGGGACGCGGTCGCCGCGCAGGCCGGGGGAGCGGACCGCCTCGAGCTGGTCAGCGACATGGCGGCGGACGGGCTCACCCCGTCCCGGGAGACCTTCGGCCGCATCCGGGCGGCGGTGGACGTACCGCTGCGGGTGATGCTCCGGCTCGCGGTCGGTTTCGGTGCGGGCGACGCCGACGCGCTCGTCGGGGCGGCGCGGGGGCTGCGGGGGGAAGGCGCGGAGGAGTTCGTGCTCGGCTTCCTCGACGAGCACGGCGACCCCGACCTCGTCACCGTCGAACGGCTGGTCGCCGAGACCGAGGGCTGCCGGTGGACGTTCCACCGCGCGATCGACCGCGCCGCGGACCGCGACGCCCTGCGCAAGCAGCTCGCCGACCTGCCCGGACTCGACACGTATCTCACCGCGGGCAGCGCGGAGGGCGTCGACGCGGGGCTGCCGGTGCTGCTGGCGGAGGCCGCGAGGCGGGACGAGCCCGGTTACGAGCCGAGGATGATGATCGGCGGCGGTCTCCGCCTCGACCACCTCCCGGTTCTCCGTGCGGCCGGCCTGGACGCGTTCCACATCGGCGGCGCGGCTCGGCCCGCCGGCTGGCAGGCTCCGGTGGACGAGGCGACGGTACGCGAATGGCGCGAGGCGGTGGACGGCTAGTGCCGTACTTCGCAGGTCGCCGAAAAGGTTCGCCGCAGCGGCCTCCGGGCCTCCGATCTCGACCGATCCGGACCGGCACCGGCTCTCGCCGCTACGGTTCCGATCGACGAGTGATCGGCTATGACCGCTTGATATTCGCGATCGGGTGACCTGCGAAGTACGAGGCTAGTGCCGCGTCAGGCGAGGTCTGCCCGTCAAGGAGCGGCGTCCGGTGCGCGGGGCCTCCCCCGGCCCTCCGGCCGAGGGGGTGGGGTCTGCCCCGGGCCCTCCGGCCGAGGGGGTGGGGTCTCCCCAGGCCCTCCGGGCCGAGGGGAAGATCGCAAGGCGCCGGATCGACCTCGTGGTGGGCCTACTCGGTTGATCCGGCAACGCCGCGAGTCGCCGCGCCGGGCGCCGCGACGGGGCGAACGTCGCCCGATGCGGCACTAGTCCGGCCCGTCCGCTTCCCGGCCCGTCCGCTTCCCGGTCCGACCGCGGCCTTGGCGCGCGCCGGAAGCCGAGCCACCGCCCGGGAACACGGCGGGCCGAGGCGCCATCCCGACTCGGGCAGGGGTGTCGCACCTGCCGGAACGAGCCACCGCACGGACCGGGTCGGGTCGCCACAGCCGACGGGCCGAGGGCGCCTCGGGCTGGGCTGAGGGCTCCGCTGTCCCGGCCCTGCGCGCAGGGCCGGGACCGGCCCGGACCCGGGCCGAGGCGCCACCCGGGCAGCGCACGTGCGCCGGTCCCCGACCCTGTCCCGCTGTCGGCTCCCGCGGGGTCGACTCCCGCAGGCTCCCGCCCGGATCATCCCAGCTGACACGGCAGGGGCGACGAGTGGAGCACCGCGAGGCCCGAGACCGCACGGGTCAGTGCCACGTACAGCCGGCGCAGGCCCGTCCGCTCGTCCG
The genomic region above belongs to Streptomyces marianii and contains:
- a CDS encoding HD domain-containing protein — encoded protein: MPAPPQHPAHDELRRRWAATVAAVADRATDASLPGPDRYADDLLGRWAEPQRRYHTTDHLVAVLERIDTLAEYADDIDLVRLAAWFHDAVYLPERSTNEERSARLAERALPELGVGRAGVEEVSRLVLLTRTHTAQDDDANGKVLCDADLAVLASPPDAYERYAAAVREEYGFVPDDAFRAGRADVLRHLLGLPRLFRTPYGQREWEEAARRNATAELRRLVHHADGSGTRE
- a CDS encoding DUF6479 family protein; protein product: MNAAVTAQSLPKTELAAQILAAIGPLTFGVILIVLLGGAMWWDGRRRARLRVPTPDEQPKPADHREHIEEVREGDDDAFPDDGSRLLPYNMKTHTSHTTGKGPEARPQHGSRSGGAFGSGSLGG
- a CDS encoding copper homeostasis protein CutC, encoding MSNRALLEVIALDARDAVAAQAGGADRLELVSDMAADGLTPSRETFGRIRAAVDVPLRVMLRLAVGFGAGDADALVGAARGLRGEGAEEFVLGFLDEHGDPDLVTVERLVAETEGCRWTFHRAIDRAADRDALRKQLADLPGLDTYLTAGSAEGVDAGLPVLLAEAARRDEPGYEPRMMIGGGLRLDHLPVLRAAGLDAFHIGGAARPAGWQAPVDEATVREWREAVDG